The following proteins are co-located in the Tachysurus vachellii isolate PV-2020 chromosome 19, HZAU_Pvac_v1, whole genome shotgun sequence genome:
- the ormdl2 gene encoding ORM1-like protein 2 produces the protein MNVGVAHSEVNPNTRVMNSRGIWLTYLLLTVVLHIVLLSIPFLSVPIVWTLTNVIHNLAMYVFLHTVKGTPFETPDQGKARLLTHWEQMDYGIQFTSSRKFLTISPIVLYILASFYTKYDATHFLINTSSLLSVLLPKLPQFHGVRLFGINKY, from the exons ATGAATGTGGGCGTCGCTCACAGCGAGGTGAACCCTAACACGAGGGTGATGAACAGCAGAGGGATTTGGCTCACTTACCTGCTGCTGACCGTCGTCCTACACATCGTCTTACTGAGCATCCCTTTCCTTAGCGTGCCGATCGTGTGGACCTTAACCAATGTCATTCACAATCTG GCCATGTACGTGTTCCTTCACACGGTAAAGGGCACTCCGTTTGAGACGCCAGACCAGGGCAAAGCCCGCTTGCTCACTCACTGGGAACAGATGGATTATGGCATCCAGTTCACATCATCAAGAAAATTCCTCACCATTTCACCCATAGTACT GTACATCCTGGCCAGCTTTTACACCAAATACGATGCCACCCATTTCCTCATCAACACAAGCTCCCTTCTCAGCGTCCTCCTTCCCAAGTTGCCTCAGTTCCACGGAGTGCGTCTGTTCGGCATCAATAAATACTGA
- the nemp1 gene encoding nuclear envelope integral membrane protein 1 has product MAGCMKMKEEFYLTNVRTGSVAFVLLFFLHLLNLTFATRNIINIKDGQEVKFHEAEHFCYNNPTPAPGWKETWTRIQVKVWSSKALKVTVVKAEEELEELEHFSIWSMVQHWINEQTNETSVSISLFNHKTCFRVDPSDTLVSYTVKSSRRFDISLFLVFLAGVFLFFFADLLSRSQVFYYSAGMSTGMIASLIILIFILGRFLPKKSPFYLLLVGGWSFSLYVIQLVFKNLQLILKEHWHLALGYIAVVGFVSFAVCYRHGPLVEERSINILSWTLQIFGMLLIYTGIQVQQVALAIMVAAFCARNLEYPVTIAFTLYEKLKPKLCWNPEPRRLLTEEEYQKQAEVETQKALEELRKQCSSPDFNTWKTVSRLQSPKRFADFIEGSPHLMPNEVSVHAQEYGFGSSLFEDELFATDEEDEGEAWETEEDEKPNVSSPWRNAGRKN; this is encoded by the exons ATGGCGGGATGCATGAAAATGAAGGAAGAGTTTTATTTGACAAACGTTAGAACAGGAAGCGTCGcgtttgttcttttgtttttccttcatcttttaAACCTCACATTCG CTACACGCAACATTATCAACATTAAAGATGGACAAGAGGTGAAATTTCATGAAGCTGAACACTTTTGTTACAACAACCCGACTCCTGCTCCTGGATGGAAGGAAACCTGGACCAGGATCCAA GTGAAAGTATGGAGCTCCAAGGCGCTGAAGGTGACTGTAGTGAAGGCTGAAGAGGAGCTGGAAGAGCTTGAACATTTCAGTATCTGGTCCATGGTGCAGCACTGGATCAACGAGCAGACTAACGAGACCAGCGTAAGCATCAGCCTTTTCAACCACAAGACCTGTTTCCGTGTGGATCCTTCAGACACCCTGGTGTCCTACACCGTAAAATCCAGCCGAA GATTTGACATCTCCCTGTTTCTGGTGTTTCTGGCTGGAGTCTTTCTGTTCTTCTTTGCGGATTTGCTCAGCAG GAGTCAGGTGTTCTACTACTCAGCGGGAATGAGTACAGGCATGATCGCTtccctcatcatcctcattttCATCCTAGGACGTTTTTTGCCAAAG AAAAGTCCTTTCTATTTGCTGTTGGTGGGAGGCTGGTCCTTCTCTTTGTACGTGATCCAGCTCGTATTTAAAAACCTGCAGCTCATCCTTAAAGAGCACTGGCACCTGGCTTTAG gctACATCGCAGTCGTGGGGTTCGTCAGCTTCGCCGTGTGTTACCGCCACGGGCCGCTGGTGGAGGAACGCAGTATAAACATCTTGTCCTGGACGCTGCAGATATTCGGCATGCTGCTGATATACACCGGCATTCAGGTCCAGCAGGTGGCGCTAGCGATCATGGTGGCTGCTTTCTGTGCCAGGAACCTGGAGTACCCAGTGACCATAGCTTTTACTCTGTACGA GAAGCTGAAGCCCAAGCTGTGCTGGAACCCGGAGCCTCGGCGCCTGCTGACAGAGGAGGAGTACCAAAAACAGGCCGAGGTCGAGACTCAGAAAGCTCTGGAAGAGCTGAGGAAGCAGTGCAGCAGTCCTGACTTTAACACCTGGAAAACTGTGTCCAGACTGCAGTCTCCCAAGAG GTTTGCCGACTTCATCGAGGGCTCTCCGCATCTGATGCCCAATGAAGTCTCGGTGCACGCTCAGGAATACGGTTTCGGCAGCTCGCTGTTCGAGGACGAGCTCTTCGCCACGGACGAGGAAGACGAAGGAGAAGCGTGGGAGACCGAGGAAGACGAGAAACCGAACGTGTCGTCGCCGTGGAGAAACGCAGGGAGAAAGAACTGA
- the si:dkey-126g1.9 gene encoding required for drug-induced death protein 1, which translates to MKPKSLLETWDEDQNENRYHRYVFSRKYETLEENESQDKAEEEKKAKKKTKYKKYKKNVRKALRYSWKCLLLGLQNFTVGYCTPNVPTAFVPEFRLSSDKTRANHL; encoded by the exons ATGAAGCCTAAATCTCTTCTGGAGACGTGGGATGAAGATCAGAACGAGAACAGATATCACCGATATGTTTTCTCAAGGAAATATGAGACTTTAGAGGAGAACGAGAGCCAGGACAAAGccgaggaggagaagaaagcaaaaaagaaaacaaagtacaagaaatataaaaag AATGTAAGGAAAGCTCTGCGCTACAGCTGGAAGTGTCTGTTGTTGGGACTTCAGAACTTCACTGTGGGATATTGCACACCCAACGTTCCTACTGCGTTCGTCCCTGAGTTCAGACTAAGCTCAGACAAGACGAGAGCAAATCATTTATGA